The following are encoded together in the Drosophila sechellia strain sech25 chromosome 3R, ASM438219v1, whole genome shotgun sequence genome:
- the LOC6616624 gene encoding WD repeat-containing protein 3 — protein sequence MGLTKQYLAYRAIDSFNIITSGRANVNFAVVDKTEGRYVAAPAAENVIVWDLRMGDRKLTLRREKFEVTSLRVSPDHLHIAVGYADGMVQIFDLSSDRYYEPICTLALHKNAVSILRYDLQGMRLVSGGLDTELVVVDVVEQAGRARLSGHNAAITDAHFLQRLVDESIVVSCSKDTQIKFWNLETQFCFKTIVDNRTEVWALAFIGNLMVAGAGESGMNVYRLRKHDGAITETLESAVEGLSIDDEDTISPISVSNCGTIQRAGKGRTVNLVTDPSERVISCHGTNDLIENFYICTPEEVKKRLAKRLKKEKKVAEDEGSEEAKLSTEQSLSDEIKRLESIRAKQKIKSIDVVLGQNQELRVLVSLANNSLSLYSLEASIKTRKATDPSAKLLRSLTRLGHQSEVRSVCFSNDSLAIGSGAGESFKFWDRDAMQCLRTVPTDYILCSKFVPGDRYVLLGMKSGKLLIVDVAAADIVEEIPAHEGELWSIALLPDQKGCVTGSGDTTVKIWTFELIDAGEGDAQTKVLSLLHKNTLKLEETVLCLAVSPDMKYLAVGLLDATVKVFFLDTFKFYLSLYGHKLPVICLDISYDSNLIVTGSADRNVKVWGLNFGDCHRSIFAHDDSVMSVQFIPRTHMFFTCGKDGKVKQWDGDNFEKILTLPGHIGEAYCLSVSPNGRYLVTCGSDRTLRMYERTEETIVLKDVQEEEREQMENEQLATGEDNTVPLLPGLKMPSRKTVGSEQSAESILECLEISKQFELEAEDKPELHPLMQALQVKNPEDFLVSTLMRIRASDLEEALLLLPFSTVCEVLERLPTLLTQRPDQLELLCRVTIFLFKVHMKPISAAKNMKPLLVKLLSMLKRDVGQLRDVLGWNLHGLALLQTEVEQRDGVQLFREATQTRKKRDKKRREASKRRLQIQMV from the exons ATGGGTTTAACTAAACAATATTTGGCCTACCGGGCTATAGACAGCTTTAATATCATCACCTCCGGCCGCGCCAATGTTAACTTTGCTGTTGTGGACAAGACGGAGGGTCGATATGTGGCTGCTCCAGCTGCAGAAAATGTGATCGTGTGGGATTTGCG AATGGGCGATCGCAAGCTGACGCTGCGCCGCGAAAAGTTCGAGGTCACCTCCCTGAGGGTCTCGCCGGATCACCTGCACATTGCCGTTGGCTATGCGGATGGCATGGTGCAGATCTTCGATCTCAGCTCGGACAGGTACTACGAGCCCATCTGTACGCTGGCACTGCACAAGAACGCTGTGAGCATCCTGCGGTACGATTTGCAGGGCATGCGTCTGGTGAGCGGAGGCCTGGACACCGAATTGGTGGTCGTCGATGTGGTGGAGCAGGCGGGAAGAGCTCGGTTGAGTGGCCACAATGCCGCCATCACAGACGCCCATTTCCTGCAACGTCTGGTGGACGAGAGCATAGTGGTGAGCTGTTCGAAGGACACGCAGATCAAGTTCTGGAACCTGGAGACGCAGTTCTGCTTCAAGACCATCGTGGATAACCGCACCGAAGTCTGGGCACTGGCCTTTATTGGGAATCTAATGGTTGCTGGGGCCGGCGAAAGCGGCATGAATGTCTACCGCCTGAGAAAGCACGACGGTGCCATCACTGAAACTCTGGAATCTGCAGTTGAAGGCCTGTCTATTGATGACGAGGACACCATCAGCCCCATTAGCGTGAGCAACTGCGGCACCATTCAGCGCGCTGGAAAGGGTCGCACCGTCAACCTGGTGACCGATCCCAGTGAACGCGTGATTAGCTGCCACGGCACTAATGATCTAATCGAGAATTTCTACATCTGCACACCGGAAGAGGTGAAGAAACGCCTGGCTAAGCGTCTAAAGAAGGAGAAAAAGGTCGCCGAGGATGAGGGATCAGAGGAAGCAAAGCTGTCCACGGAACAGTCGCTGAGCGATGAAATCAAGCGACTGGAAAGCATTCGTGCCAAGCAAAAGATCAAGTCCATTGATGTGGTTTTGGGTCAGAACCAGGAACTGCGTGTCCTTGTTAGTTTGGCCAACAACAGCCTGTCCTTGTACTCGTTGGAGGCGTCTATCAAAACGCGTAAAGCAACCGATCCCAGCGCGAAACTTCTAAGGTCACTTACTCGTCTGGGCCACCAGTCTGAAGTGCGATCCGTGTGCTTCAGCAACGATTCCCTGGCCATTGGTTCCGGAGCTGGAGAATCCTTTAAATTCTGGGATAGAGATGCCATGCAGTGCCTGCGTACTGTGCCAACGGACTACATCCTCTGTTCGAAGTTTGTTCCCGGCGATCGATACGTCCTTCTGGGCATGAAGAGTGGCAAATTGCTCATTGTGGACGTGGCAGCGGCTGATATAGTGGAGGAGATTCCGGCTCACGAAGGCGAACTCTGGTCCATTGCCTTACTGCCCGATCAAAAGGGTTGCGTAACCGGCAGCGGCGATACCACGGTTAAGATCTGGACATTCGAGCTGATCGATGCCGGCGAGGGTGATGCCCAAACCAAAGTGCTGTCCCTGCTGCACAAAAACACACTGAAGCTGGAGGAGACCGTGCTCTGTTTGGCCGTTAGTCCGGACATGAAGTACCTGGCTGTGGGATTACTGGACGCTACCGTTAAGGTTTTCTTCCTGGACACCTTCAAGTTCTACCTATCACTGTACGGCCACAAGTTACCTGTGATCTGCCTGGACATCTCCTACGACTCCAATCTCATTGTAACAGGATCAGCAGATCGTAACGTAAAAGTTTGGGGCTTAAACTTCGGAGACTGTCATCGTTCCATTTTTGCACACGACGATTCGGTAATGAGTGTACAGTTCATACCCCGGACGCACATGTTCTTTACGTGTGGAAAGGATGGAAAGGTGAAGCAGTGGGATGGCGATAACTTCGAGAAGATTCTTACCTTACCTGGACACATAGGCGAAGCGTATTGTCTGTCCGTTTCTCCGAATGGCCGGTATTTGGTCACCTGCGGATCAGATCGAACTCTTAGAATGTACGAGCGAACAGAAGAGACTATTGTGTTGAAGGATgtgcaggaggaggagcgaGAGCAAATGGAGAATGAGCAACTGGCCACGGGCGAGGACAACACAGTTCCCTTACTTCCGGGTCTGAAGATGCCGTCACGCAAAACAGTGGGTTCCGAGCAGTCTGCTGAATCGATACTCGAATGCCTGGAGATATCCAAACAGTTCGAGCTCGAGGCGGAGGACAAACCCGAGTTACATCCCCTGATGCAGGCTCTGCAGGTTAAGAATCCCGAAGACTTCCTGGTCAGCACCCTGATGAGGATACGTGCGTCCGATCTGGAGGAGGCACTTCTCCTACTTCCCTTCTCCACTGTGTGCGAAGTCCTCGAACGTCTGCCCACTCTGCTTACCCAGCGACCCGATCAACTGGAGCTGCTTTGCCGCGTCACCATCTTCCTGTTCAAGGTGCACATGAAGCCCATCTCGGCGGCTAAGAACATGAAGCCGCTGCTCGTCAAGCTGCTCTCGATGCTCAAGCGGGACGTTGGCCAGCTGCGCGATGTCTTGGGATGGAACCTGCACGGTCTGGCCCTGCTGCAAACGGAAGTGGAGCAGCGCGATGGTGTCCAGCTCTTCAGGGAGGCCACACAGACCCGCAAGAAGCGGGATAAGAAGCGGCGAGAAGCCAGCAAGCGGAGGCTGCAGATTCAAATGGTTTGA
- the LOC6616625 gene encoding uncharacterized protein LOC6616625 — protein sequence MSNYPSASASQSTGTSDLDTESVEVLRERLSTMKRLMAERTSQQQNNPATTEEIFSTKRHRSAGIIDGNFLSIAFGGALLVIITVSVYAFYNLYHAILKKFPSRHEEL from the exons ATGTCTAACTATCCCAGTGCTTCCGCATCCCAGTCGACAG GAACCTCAGACCTGGACACAGAGTCCGTGGAAGTTCTGCGGGAGCGGCTGAGCACCATGAAGCGGCTGATGGCCGAGCGGACGTCCCAGCAGCAAAATAACCCGGCGACCACGGAGGAGATATTCTCCACCAAGCGCCACCGCTCGGCGGGCATCATCGATGGAAACTTCCTGAGCATCGCGTTCGGCGGAGCTCTGCTGGTGATCATCACGGTTTCGGTGTACGCCTTCTACAATCTCTACCATGCCATACTGAAGAAGTTCCCATCGCGCCACGAGGAGCTGTAA
- the LOC6616626 gene encoding eukaryotic translation initiation factor 1A, X-chromosomal — translation MPKNKGKGGKNRRRGKNENEFEKRELIFKEDQQEYAQVTKMLGNGRLEAMCFDGVKRLCHIRGKLRKKVWINQGDIILVGLRDYQDSKADVILKYTPDEARNLKTYGEFPESVRINETVTFVEDGFDEDIEFGDEISSEDDADSVDNI, via the exons ATGCCCAAGAATAAAGGTAAAGGAGGCAAGAATCGTCGTCGTGGTAAGAACGAGAACGAGTTCGAGAAGCGTGAGCTGATCTTCAAGGAGGACCAGCAGGAGTACGCGCAGGTGACCAAGATGCTGGGCAACGGTCGTCTGGAGGCAATGTGCTTTGATGGCGTCAAACGTCTGTGTCACATTCGGGGGAAACTTCGCAAGAAG GTGTGGATTAACCAGGGCGACATCATATTGGTGGGCTTGCGTGACTACCAGGACTCGAAGGCTGATGTGATCCTCAAGTACACACCGGACGAGGCCAGGAACCTGAAGACGTATGGCGAGTTCCCCGAGTCGGTGCGCATCAACGAGACAGTCACATTCGTGGAGGATGGCTTCGACGAGGACATCGAGTTCGGCGATGAGATCAGCTCCGAGGACGACGCCGATTCCGTGGACAACATCTGA
- the LOC6616627 gene encoding lectizyme: MLLSYRCIYSVLLSTIASIMVVLSSASSGSIQLPTVRKCGGGSSAGAAHTMAMNLAAYGLLENRISTLEAPRQTHWTKKFLAKREATPHSAPYVVSIQMMTPDQGLVHYCAGTIINEHWILTAAHCLSSPQAVENSVIVAGSHDIHDQKGEASNIQMRHIDYYVRHELYLGGVNPYDIALIYTKEPLAFDTYVQPATLPEQDAQPEGYGTLYGWGNVSMTAVPNYPHRLQEANMPILDMELCEQILARSGLQLHETNLCTGPLTGGVSICTADSGGPLIQQCCEEHFEQANIVIGIVSWGKMPCGQKNAPSVFVRVSAFTEWINQVISTATQIM, from the coding sequence ATGCTCTTATCCTACCGATGCATCTACTCGGTGCTGCTGTCCACCATAGCCAGTATTATGGTGGTACTAAGCTCTGCATCCTCCGGCTCCATCCAGCTGCCCACCGTGCGCAAATGCGGCGGTGGCAGCTCTGCGGGAGCAGCCCACACCATGGCCATGAATTTGGCGGCCTACGGGCTGCTGGAGAACCGGATTAGCACTCTGGAAGCACCGCGACAAACGCACTGGACGAAAAAGTTCCTGGCCAAGCGGGAGGCGACTCCCCATTCGGCGCCGTACGTGGTCAGCATCCAGATGATGACACCCGATCAGGGACTGGTCCACTACTGTGCCGGCACCATCATCAACGAGCACTGGATCCTGACGGCGGCCCACTGCCTCAGCTCACCGCAGGCGGTGGAGAACTCGGTCATTGTGGCGGGCAGCCACGACATCCACGATCAGAAGGGCGAGGCGAGCAACATTCAAATGCGACACATCGACTACTACGTGCGCCACGAGCTCTATCTCGGCGGAGTGAATCCCTACGACATCGCGCTAATCTACACCAAGGAGCCCCTGGCCTTTGACACCTATGTCCAACCAGCAACGCTGCCGGAGCAGGATGCTCAGCCGGAGGGCTATGGAACTCTGTACGGCTGGGGCAATGTCTCGATGACTGCAGTGCCCAACTACCCGCACCGCCTGCAGGAGGCCAACATGCCCATTCTGGACATGGAGCTCTGCGAACAGATCCTCGCCCGCTCCGGACTCCAGCTGCACGAGACCAATCTGTGCACTGGCCCGCTGACAGGAGGCGTTAGCATCTGCACCGCCGACTCCGGCGGACCGCTGATCCAGCAGTGCTGCGAGGAGCACTTCGAGCAGGCCAACATCGTCATCGGCATTGTGTCCTGGGGCAAGATGCCTTGCGGCCAGAAGAACGCACCCTCGGTCTTTGTCCGCGTCTCCGCCTTCACGGAGTGGATCAATCAGGTCATCAGCACGGCCACCCAGATCATGTAA
- the LOC6616628 gene encoding vam6/Vps39-like protein — MHQAYSVHSILKQGVQIESIAAYGNHVILGTRSGQLIMYSVDEETGVDMRMFNKNFSRKPITQMEVIASENLLFVLTDLQVHVCDTRRIESNFAFMHSAPDTKGCTLFTMDVDTPKSTTGRVATVIRVCCAIRRRLVFFFWKEDKLNSLELSIELSDVPRTLCWVGHAVCVGFKDEYVVYDISGKAPKKHDLFLTSSSISRDPCICLIRNNMLGISKDNYLVVVDPSQYKESDGINNATDVRPAAIDSNSSLTPLLWSSPLLDLVWDEPFAVGRVNNAIEVRSLVGKDTLVQTIPELQKTKFLVHADKGTIFAAATSELWCIRMVEIPIQRQQLLQQKKFQLAIELTQISDEPAADRAQTIRQIHMLYAKELFTNKEFSAAMKEFEKAAIDPYDVIRLFPNLVPEPKPGTEDVTVPTASAPALEDGDLENAYLALIEYLAWARQREVVKLRDTKSSSKSLLEIIDTTLLKCYLQTNDSLVAPLLRLNQCHLEESEKTLKKHNKISELIILYQMKGKHKEALKLLREQANMEGSVLQGRKRTIRYLQELGGDHLPLIFEFADWVLNDNPEEGLTIFTDELIEVESLPRAKVLDFLISKHKSLVIPYLEHVITEWKDNNTLLHNVLLKQYREKVQRLLAQQEKGEEVPELIPMRAKLYKMLEESSDYSPDRLLEEFPTNMLLEERALILGRLKKHDNVLSIYIHVLGDVAKATAYAEAHYKEDKHIFHTLIKCILIPPTQPPYDGVPLHPDFSQVNREVALEILNNHATKIDPFEIFEHLPDDMPMPQLEKYLEKSIRKMMADKHEMQMMCGFLEAESTRLENALEEQRNISFELNESSVCSECKKRFQTQSAFVRYPNGHIVHLSCHDRIARAAAQQ, encoded by the exons ATGCACCAGGCCTACAGTGTTCACTCGATCCTGAAACAGGGCGTGCAGATCGAGTCAATTGCGGCATATG GCAACCATGTCATCTTGGGCACCCGCAGCGGACAGCTGATCATGTACTCTGTGGACGAGGAGACGGGCGTGGACATGCGGATGTTCAACAAGAACTTCAGCCGGAAACCGATCACCCAAATGGAGGTGATTGCTTCGGAGAACCTTCTCTTCGTGCTCACCGACTTACAGGTGCATGTGTGCGACACTCGACGGATTGAGAGCAACTTCGCCTTCATGCACAGTGCGCCCGACACCAAGGGATGCACCCTGTTCACCATGGATGTGGACACGCCGAAGTCCACCACCGGACGTGTGGCCACCGTCATTCGGGTTTGCTGCGCCATCCGACGGCGTCTTGTGTTCTTCTTTTGGAAGGAGGACAAGCTGAATTCCCTGGAATTGAGCATCGAGCTCAGCGATGTGCCCAGGACACTGTGCTGGGTGGGCCATGCTGTCTGCGTAGGCTTTAAAGACGAATATGTGGTCTACGAT ATATCAGGAAAAGCACCAAAGAAGCACGACCTCTTCCTTACCTCCTCTAGTATCAGCAGAGATCCCTGCATATGCCTTATCCGGAATAATATGTTGGGCATCTCCAAGGACAACTACCTCGTCGTAGTAGATCCCAGTCAGTACAAAGAGTCGGATGGAATCAATAACGCCACAGATGTACGTCCGGCTGCCATAGACAGCAATAGTTCCCTAACTCCTCTGCTCTGGTCAAGTCCGCTTTTAGATCTGG TGTGGGATGAGCCATTCGCTGTGGGTCGTGTCAACAACGCCATCGAGGTGCGCAGCCTAGTGGGCAAGGACACCCTGGTCCAGACCATTCCCGAGCTACAGAAGACGAAATTCCTGGTCCACGCCGACAAGGGAACCATCTTCGCCGCCGCCACCTCCGAGCTTTGGTGCATTCGAATGGTGGAAATCCCTATCCAGCGGCAGCAGTTGCTACAGCAAAAGAAATTCCAACTGGCTATTGAGCTGACG CAAATCTCCGATGAACCTGCCGCGGACCGAGCCCAAACCATTCGTCAGATACACATGCTCTATGCGAAAGAGCTGTTTACCAATAAGGAGTTCTCGGCGGCCATGAAGGAGTTTGAAAAGGCGGCCATAGATCCCTACGATGTGATAAGACTGTTCCCAAACTTGGTGCCAGAGCCAAAGCCCGGCACCGAAGATGTCACCGTGCCTACGGCCAGTGCTCCGGCGCTTGAGGATGGCGACCTGGAGAACGCCTACTTGGCACTGATCGAGTATCTGGCATGGGCCCGACAGCGGGAGGTGGTCAAGCTGCGCGATACCAAAAGTAGTTCAAAGTCCCTGCTGGAAATCATCGATACTACGTTGCTGAAGTGTTACCTGCAGACAAACGACTCACTGGTGGCACCACTGCTACGCCTAAACCAGTGCCACTTAGAGGAGTCGGAAAAGACGTTGAAGAAGCACAACAAGATCTCCGAACTTATCATCCTCTACCAGATGAAGGGCAAGCACAAGGAGGCGCTTAAACTGCTTCGAGAGCAGGCGAACATGGAAGGATCTGTTCTGCAGGGTCGCAAGCGTACCATACGCTACCTTCAGGAGCTGGGTGGTGATCATCTGCCGCTGATCTTTGAGTTCGCTGACTGGGTCTTAAACGATAATCCCGAGGAAGGTCTGACCATTTTCACCGACGAACTTATTGAAGTGGAATCCCTGCCGCGGGCCAAAGTTCTTGACTTTTTGATTAGCAAGCACAAATCACTTGTCATTCCCTATTTGGAGCACGTAATCACTGAGTGGAAGGACAACAACACCCTGCTCCACAATGTGCTCCTCAAGCAGTATCGCGAAAAGGTGCAACGGCTTCTTGCTCAGCAGGAAAAGGG AGAGGAAGTTCCCGAACTCATTCCGATGCGAGCCAAGCTCTACAAGATGTTGGAGGAGTCCAGCGACTATTCGCCGGACCGCCTCCTAGAGGAATTTCCAACCAATATGCTTTTGGAGGAACGTGCCCTAATCCTGGGCAGGCTCAAAAAGCACGACAACGTCCTGTCCATCTATATTCATGTTCTCGGAGATGTAGCCAAGGCAACAGCCTACGCGGAAGCCCATTACAAAGAGGACAAGCACATATTTCACACGCTCATTAAGTGCATACTTATACCACCAACTCAACCGCCCTATGATGGTGTGCCCTTGCATCCCGATTTCTCGCAAGTGAATCGAGAGGTGGCCCTGGAAATACTCAACAACCATGCCACCAAAATCGATCCATTCGAGATCTTCGAG CACCTTCCCGATGACATGCCCATGCCCCAGCTGGAGAAATACTTGGAGAAATCAATACGTAAAATGATGGCCGACAAGCACGAGATGCAGATGATGTGCGGCTTCCTGGAGGCGGAGTCTACGCGCCTGGAGAATGCTTTGGAGGAGCAGCGAAACATTAGCTTCGAGTTGAACGAGTCTAGTGTGTGTTCCGAGTGCAAGAAGCGCTTTCAAACCCAGTCCGCCTTCGTGCGCTATCCAAATGGGCACATCGTGCACCTATCCTGCCACGATCGGATCGCCAGGGCGGCTGCTCAGCAATAA